The Lactuca sativa cultivar Salinas chromosome 2, Lsat_Salinas_v11, whole genome shotgun sequence genome includes the window GATTGCAATGTTTGATGCATGAATATAATGTGGAAATTAGCTTGTGTTTGTTCAATTGGATTCTTGGAAATGTAAAAGAGGGGAGATTAAAGGGTGAGTTGACatcatatcataataaatatacaaaagtgATCGCAGATTTACATCACTCATACAGGGTATGAACGAAGATTACCATTTTTATTTGAAGGGACTTTGCATACTGTTCTAACCAATCATGCTGTCTTGTGGGAAATATTGGTACTCACTCTTGACTGGGCACCTCTTTCTTTTGTTCCTGATTGAACATGCTAACAACGATTGTGGAAAACGAATAGGATTGAAATAACAGTCAACCTAGATACCaacaaacaatattccaaaagaatatttaaaCAATCAACCAAATATAAATAAATACTAACATAAATTTGTTTAGTTCCGCTATCGATATATATTGTATGTCCATAAGACAAGATGATATCTTTTTACTCTAACGAGAACCAAAACCGAGAAATTACAAACATCAAACAAAATACAACATATTGCTAAACTGTAACCCTGCTAAATCGCCAATCGAACGTGATTACAAACTATTTATTGAGCCTTCTAAATCAAAACAAATTGCCTCGATAAAAGACCCTGAAGTAATCAATCATTTAACTAATAAACTAGAACTCTAGGAACCCTAGAGCAGACCGGTCCTCAGCATGACTGATTGATCAAGTGGGAGACACATGTGTTCAAGGTAAGATGTCAAACCCTGGTCCATTGAAGGTGATGAAGTGGTAAATTTTTATGAGATTGTATGCAGAGGATTTGTCCGCATGTTTGACCTCATAATTCCATCGGGATCTCTCTTGGTTCATGCAAATTAAAAAGGAAAATCATCAAAATTCAATAGGATGATGAAGGTAGCATTGGTTCTCGAGTTACAATCTCAAGTACTTCACATTTGCATATTAAAAGCAAATGAAATACCAGATATTGTGCCGAATTGAGTATATTTTTGTTTGTGGAATAATTAGAACAGAGAAAAATATGACAATAATTCCAAATAAAGTATGTTTCTTGATACTTGAATGCGTTTATAAAGAGAAAAATGCTTAAGCACTAAATAACTAGACTTATCTCTTACTTACAAACTACTCCTTAGACTTTTAACGTAGGTTGTTAGAAAATTCCTAAATCTCAACTTTGACTTATAATAAAATCAACCTTTATTTTAATTACAATAGCCATGTCATTTAACTGAGCTCGAATACCATACCTTGGATAATGAACCCGTATCCACTCTAACCTTTTTGAGTCGATGAAGTCTTTCACACCAACCAAAGGCCTAACGAGTTTAACTAACTTTTTCATGATCTCTACTAAACCTTTCGCTACCTTAGCACGCTTATCAGACCATGTACAAACCCTATATACCTGTGTTTTGGCAAATGCTCTTAACTTTACACATACGTAAAATGTCGAACCATGTGATCCTCTACCCGATTAAACCAAAAGCCCTTCCTGTTGAGCCCTTGAGTTTCATCTATCGAGATCATCGTGAATAAACGTCCTATGTAGCACGACGGGTGAAAGATTTTCTTTGTACTCAACCACCCACCATTGATAAAGGGGACGACTTGAAGACAACCAACATAACTCAGGGAGCAAGCTTGGAATAGTAACCGCTAACTAGGAGTACACGTAGGACATGAAATGGCGTTTTCTATGCATGTGTGGCAATAAAACCTACTACTAGGAGTTAGTCTACTACAATGGCTTAGAGGTCCAAAAAgcacgcaaaaaaaaaaaaaaaaaaatctttaagcCCTACAAAGCCAAAAATAAACATGAGaccttttaaacaaaaaaaagaaaagtttGTTATGCTACCGTATAATTTATCCCATCAATACTATTGCATAGTGATGTTTTTATTAATCCAAAACGAAAGTAACAAACATTGATTTGATGTGTTCAAGAACAAACCAAAAATAAGAGTGGGTTCGTCAAATTATAGGATCATGAGTCGTATTAAAAATACTTACTTTTAGTTTGATTGAGGTgtttcaaatttttgtatggttgaATCTCGTTTTGCTCGACCAAGCGCATATGAGGATGACCCATACACTAACCCTGCCCTAATTCCATAAAAATGGTGTAAGAATTAGACAATCTCTATCAGTGGTGGTAGTAGGGAGGACTGTTTTCGATGTTGACCTCCGACattagaaaaaagaaaataacaaaTAGATATTGTAAAAATTGTCTTCTCGGTATGACTAAGTGTGACAATTTATGACACGGCGCGACAAAAATACACAACAAGAAATGAAATTGGGTCGGAACTAAAATTTGAATTCGTATTCGTGTCAAGTGTAAAAAACatgatgtcgtgtcgtgtcgtgttcgtgttcaaaatttgaCACGAAATGGACACGATTTAGCATTTATTTGTCGTGTGTGTTGTGTTTATCGTGTTATACATGattaagtattaattaaataactaattattattttatgttatctttgtcgtgtGTGTCGTTTTATAATTGGTTCGTTTCCGTTTTAGTTAAAAGAAACACGACATCGTATCGTGTCCTGTTCGTATTACATAAAACTTTATTGTATCGTgttagacaaaaacacgacacgattgtcCGATTTGACAGCCCAAGTATCACCCATACGTGTAGCACAAATAAACAAAGAGGTTAAAGTTGCAACACAAAAAAAATAAGGGTTGTTTCTACAAATCACTCTATCCATTCTTCATATCTCAAACGGATATGGACTTGGTGCCATCGATTTCTCCTAGTCAACTCAGGTTCTAAGTTCTAAATCGATCACAATTTTAACCATCTTCTCCATGTTTTCCTCCtacattttatttttctttcccCACATATCATTTCTCTTTCAGTTCCCAATTTGACGCGAATTTTTTGGGTTTCTGACTTGTTCTGTTTCAATTTCTACATAATTTAATCAATGGCTTTTATCATTCCATTCTCCGTTAATTTTGAGAGTTCCATATTCAATAAGAATTTACAGGGACCACGAAAGAGCCTGAGATTGATAATTCGTCTAGTAAAATTACACCACTCACCTGCGGTATTGGGCTTATTGCGTAAGATCGAAACGCAAAACTTCCTTCTCAACGGCATTGCCAAATTATCAAATTTGCTAATTAAACAAGAACATCCGATGCAAATCTACACATCGATATTGAATCGGGGTAGCTATTCGGGTTCTGTATAAATTTGGAATGGGAAACAAAAACGCCGCTCCCGCAAAAACTGGGTTTTTCGAATCGATTTTAGGGGGGCCTAAGAAACGGCAGAAGACTAAGAAAAATAGGAAGAGTCGCAATGCCAAGGGGTCGGACGTATCACCGGAAGTCTCTAGTGGTGGATCTCAACATGGATCCATATTGCAGAGGAAAACAGGGAACATGAAGGAGCATTATACATTGGGTAGGGAATTAGGGCAAGGTCAATTCGGGACGACGTTTTTATGCGTGGAAAAGAGCACTGGAAAGGAATTCGCTTGTAAATCGATCGCCAAGAGGAAATTGGTAATGGAAGAGGAGATAGAGGATGTTAGAAGGGAAATACAGATAATGCACCACATGGCAGGACACCCAAATGTGATCTCCATTGTCGGCGCTTATGAAGATGCGGTTGCGGTTTATCTTATCATGGAGCTTTGCGCCGGAGGGGAGCTATTTGATCGGATCGTAGAACGAGGGCATTATACAGAGAAGAAGGCAGCTGATCTGTCTAGGGTCATTGTCGGGGTTGTGGATGCATGCCATTCTTTAGGTGTTATCCACAGAGACTTGAAGCCTGAAAATTTTCTCTTTTTCAGCGAGGAAGAAGATTCGCTACTTAAATCAATCGATTTCGGGCTTTCCGTCTTCTTTAAGCCAGGTATTTGAACCTAAAATAGTCCTTGATCAAAATAAACACGATTAAAGAAGAGATTTTTAATCTATATTTAGTGTATCATCGATTCAGGTGAAAAGTTCACCGATACAGTCGGGAGTGCTTACTATATGGCACCTGAGGTCCTGCGAAAAAAATATGATCAAGGGTGTGATGTCTGGAGCGCTGGTGTGATCATATATATACTACTATGTGGGGTCCCACCTTTTTGGGATGGTGAGTTGTGCTTAATGTTTCTGTAATAAGTAATAACCCGACCCGAATCTAAAAGGTGGTCTGAAACAGAAATGGAAGCTGGGATATATCAGCAGGTGTTGAATGGTGAACTTGACCTTGAATCAGACCCATGGCCAAGTATATCTGAAAGTGCAAAAGATCTTCTTAGAGGAATGCTCGTAAGAAATACCAAAAAGAGGATGACAGCAAGTCAAGTTCTGAGTGAGTATCAACTATTTAAACTCTCCAATTTCTTTGGATatactatatttttttttatttattttgagtttccAATTCTATATTCTCATGTAATGTAGATCACCCATGGATTCAAGCTGATGGTGTTGCTCCAGATAAGCCTCTTGATACTGCTGTTCTATCTCGCTTGAAGCAGTTCTCTGCCATGAACAGAATCAAGAAGATAGCCATAAAAGTAAGTTTTATTATATATAGTATTATGTTTACCATTTTTGCTTAAAGATTAAGATTAGTTTAGTGATTTGAACAGGTTATTGCTGAGAGTCTATCTGAAGAGGAGATTGCTGGATTGAAAGAGATGTTCAAGATGATGGACACAGATGGCAGTGGTCAAATCACATTAGAGGAATTAAAGGAAGGGTTGGTAAAAGCAGGCGCCAACTTTAAGGATTTAGACATGAACAAACTAATGGAAGCGGTAGGTAATTCACATTAACTACAATAATTGATTAATTTCCATGAACGCCTGCAAAACTGTAAAAAAACCCTAAACCGAATCCAAATTAAATTGCAGGCGGATATCGACAATGATGGAACGATAGACTATGGGGAGTTTACAGCAGCGATGCTGCACTGTAATAAAATCCAGAAGGAGGATCATCTGTTTGCTGCTTTCTCGTATTTTGACAAAGATGGGAGTGGATACATCACCGTAGAGGAGCTTCATCAGGCGTGTGAGAAATTTGGTTTGGGTGATATACCACTTGATGAAATCATGAACGAAGTCGACCAGGACaatgtacacacatgttctttttcttcaaacttatCATCTTTCTGTGACTCAATTTGTGACAGGTAACCTCTTTTGGTGTTATAGGATGGGAGGATCGATTACAGTGAATTTGTGGATATGATGGAAGAACGTGATTTTGGGATGAGCATCAAAACATAAGAGGAACGTCTTCATCATTATAGTTAGCTTTATAACCGGATTATGTTAAATTCTTATaggtttttttcctttttttttttttttaaattattcttGTTAAAAAGTTGAAGTGTAAATCGTCCATATGTAATTATAtctttattttaatcaaaataaaataacctTGGTTATTAAGTCCCTGTCTTTTGAAAATACATAGACTATCCATGTAAAAAAATAACAATGACACTAAGAAATGACTTACCATAGGTTGTTTCAGGGAAAAACCGATCCTAAACCTAAAAATTCAAGATTCAGCTTTTGAAACCTATTGGGTTTGGTTTTTGGTTTTGGCATTGGTTTTTTGGTTTCAACCCATAGGTTGTTGGGTTTTAGGTTTTAACCATGTGTTTTTTGTTTTAATCCATTTTCCAGCAATTAAGATTTATTTTTCTAATTACAATCTAAGCATCTTAAAGGTAGATGAAATTAATTTGCTTTTCTAACATATATTAGTTGTAATCCCTAACAATATTGGAGTAATAGTTTATATCTTAAGTCAAGCTCCATTTTGATTTTCGTTTTGGAGACGATAGGAAAACATACGTATTTTAAAACAATTTGTTTATGAACTTAGAAAGATAACAGTTTAACGAGTTGGTAACCAACTCTATACTAAGGCTATGTTTACTAGATTAGTTCAAAAACTAATTGTTAGAGGAATTGATAACTAAAAAACTAACTGATAAAAATAGTGTTTGGTAAAATTAGCTTATAAACTAGCTAGaaaatataaataacattaaagagTATTTTAGAAAAACAAGTTGTCGTATAATTTATTAACAGTATATTTGGaagaattgtaaaaaaaaaaagacttttgaaaatagttttctaaaCAACCAGCTTATGAACTACTTTTTAATTTGCAAAACATGATAATTTTAAAAAACTCAAAAACATAAGATAACTTATAAATTAGTTGTGATGCGTCTCCTAAACCgttaataacacacacacacacacacacacatatatatatatatatatatatatatatatatatatatatatatatatatatatatatatattcacatgacatatattaacaaattacCAAGAAGATGGTGAAGATTGAACTTATAGTACAAATGAAAGCTTGTTTGAAAAATGTCACATTTCAACATGACAAACACACATATCTTTTAATTGTAATGTACTAATGTAAATACCAAAAACAAACAATTAATTTATAGAAACTAATTAGTCTTAAGAGTTTAAAAAACAAAATATCAAAGCAAAAGAAGATACATTCTtgggaagaaaaagaaaagctgAAAATAAATGCAACAATTGATAATTTTAGAATCATGTGCTATGTTCCAATACAAGTATGAATAtcctattaaaataaaaaaatgcttCACTATTTATAACATTTACATTTTCCACATTCTCTTGGAATAAATTTGTTAAACAACTAACGCAAGTCAtacacataaaaaataaaataaaaaataccaaaGATATTTCTTATAGATTTTTATATAATGGGTTGTATCAAAGGATGTTGGTAATACATAGTGTTGCACATCCATAATAAGAGAGGTTTTTGTTAGAAAATTTCATGAAAAaacctaaaataaaaaaaaaaataaaaaaacttagtTTGCCTCTATAATAAGAAAGCCTTTCAAGTAGGTTATTCAAGTGAGTCTTGTGTAATTGTCAAATTTTTAATTGGTAGAATCACTATGAGACCCACCAATTTGTTGAAACAACTCAAGCAAGAGCTTGTTAAATATATGTGAAAAAACTTAAGTTTGAAAAACTCCAACAATAGTTTTTTCACATTATATTAGTTTTTTTTGGGTAAAAAAATCTTTAAAATAACTCACAAAAAGCTCTTATAGTCTCATTATAGATGCATTAAATATCCATTTAACCCTTGTAACTTAACATCATTCCATCCAAACacaatcaaacaaaatacttctaTATATAATCTGAATTGTTTGAGTGATTCAAAAGTTTTATCTTCTTATTATAAAAAACCACGATAAAATAAGAGACGACTCATGATTCATATTGAAAACTTTTATCTAACTTATTATATAAATACAAAGATAAAATAAGAGATTACTCGTGAATCATGAATCCTTCATTTATAAAGAATCAAACAACACTTATTCTCTCTGATTATGATAAACTAACCTTCTCTGATTATGATAAACTAACCTTCTGAACTCTGAATATCACAATTTAAAATCATCTGATAAATTTAGAAAAGTGTCGTAAAAGTATCTcataaattattatatttattattattatttaaaaaaaacttctTAAAATTATAGAAATTCGTTTTATGGCATATTCTGTAGGAATTCTGATTTCTTTTTAACGGCCACGTTCGTCACCAGAAAGCGCCAAGCAACTGCGATCCGATCCTTTCATATCTCAAAGAAGACGCCACCATCCATCACCACTCCCATATCAACTGTTTCAAAATCCCCGGTTTCTCCTGGTAAGTAATCTCTTCCAACTTGAAATCTCGCCTTCTCATGCGCAAAACCATTTGATCGGAGATCGATTTTAGTTAATTGGAAATCTCTACAAATGTGTTTTGATTTTTCAGTAACTGTCAGCGGGTTCAGATTTATGTGATTAAAAACTAATTTGAACGATATTTtccctctcattattttatcgcAAGATCGAAGAAACCTTTTGATTAATGGGTGTCTCATATCGAGATTGATGAACTGAGGGGATTCTAAAGAGGGAAATTGAAACTATTTAGGAACCGATACATCATTTTGCAACTCTCAAGTGTGATAACTTGAAATCGTGAATGTCATTCGGTTTAAATCCCTTCCCCTTTTGTTGATTCTGTAACAGAGCATGTTGCCGGATTGATCTAACATATATGCTGATAAGAATTACTGGACACGGTTCCTTTCATATATCGGCGTTGTTTGTTTTAGAACCTGTTTACATTGATTCGAATGTATGCCTAAAAGCAGTGAAAATTGAAATCTAGGTTTATCAAGTAACTGTTGTAATCGCCTTTAAATGCCAACCAACTTTGTTGGTTCACTTCCTGTGAGAGTAACTTTATGCTCTCGTGCAAATCCCAATATTTTCTTTTTGAGTTATTGACTTTTCAAACCATCAAACTTGACTTTTATTTGCAAAGAAATCTAGCATTCTGCAAAACAAAAGAAATTGACACTACACAATgaaaaaaataagttattttaGACAACAAATACCCTATGTTTGTTGATAATTTCTTTAGTTCACAATGTCTGCTTATCTTGTTTTTATTGAAGGTCATATTAGACATTTGATAGGTAATCCAACAATGTCTATCAAAATACATGTAGAGCTAAACCATGGTTAGAGGGAATATGTCAAGCCCTTCAAATTAAATGACATAGGTGGCTTTATGGTTTACAGGGTGGTTAAATAACAAGCACAATCATGAATCGGCTCACGAGTTCTGCACGCCTCATGATCGTCTCAGATCTTGATCATACCATGGTATCTTTTTGGATCCATTCATTCAGAAACTTCCACATTAATTCATTGTATATATTATATACTATAGATTTTATTAAATGAGACGCTTTGTAGGTTGATCATCATGATCCTGAAAACCTCTCTATTCTAAGGTTTAATGCTTTATGGGAAGCTAAATATCGTCATGATTCATTGCTTGTATTCTCAACTGGAAGATCACCTACACTATACAAGCAGTTGAGAAAAGAAAAGCCCATGTTAACCCCTGATGTTACCATATTGTCTGTGGGAACTGAGATAACATATGGTAATGCAATGGTTCCAGATGAAGGTTGGCTTgatgttttgaatcataaatggGACAGAAAGATTGTAACAGAAGAAACAAGCAAGTTCCCTGAACTTACTCTTCAggtataatataaatataaattttacttTATTCATTATACCCTCAAATTGATCTTTAAAAAGTTTGTTACTTTTTTTTGCAGTCTGAAACCGAGCAACGGCCTCACAAAGTTAGCTTCAAAGTTGAGAAAGAAAAGGCTCAAGAAGTAATGAAAAATCTTTCTGAAATTCTTGTAAAACGAGGGGTGAGCTTTCTTTTGATGTTTTTTAGTCTTATATACAGGAAGGGTTTTCTTTTTTCTCATTAAATCACCGATTTGatggggtttttttttttttttttcagttagaTGTGAAAATAATATATAGTGGTGGGATGGATTTGGATATACTACCCCAAGGTGCTGGAAAAGGACAAGCACTTGCTTATTTGCATAAAAAGATGGTAGCCGAGGGGAAATTACCAAAAAACACCCTGGCTTGTGGAGATTCTGGGAATGATGCTGAGCTGTTCACCATTCCAGATGTACATGGTGTCATGGTCAAGAATGCACAAGAAGAACTATTGCAGTGGTATGCTGAAAATGCCAAAAATAACCCTATGATTATACATGCAGATGAAACATGTGCAGCTGGTATTATACAAGCAATTGGTCATTTTAAGCTTGGACCAAACACATCACCCAGAGACCTACCCTTACCTGACCTTTTCAAGTTGGACGATTTTGACCCTGCATATGAAGTAGTCAAGTTTTACTTGTTTCTTGAGAAGTGGTTTCGTGGTGATATTGAGAATCCTGAACAATATTTGGAgaatttgaaagcagtttgtgtACGTTGAGCCACTTTTTCtcatgttttattatttattttttttggtatttttactCCATGTTTTTTTTGTGGTATCATTTTTTATGCAGTCTTCATCTGGTTCTTATTTTAGTCCATTTGGTGTTGAGCAATCTCTTCATGAAGTGATTGGTAAGCTAGAAGAATGCTATGGGGAGAAAAAAGGGAAAAAATTTCGAATTTGGGTTGATCAAGTTTTCCCTTCTCAGCTTGATTCAAACACATGGCTCGTGAAGTTCAAGAAGTTGGAGCAATCTGGTGTGTCATCTTTATCTTGGATTCTTCATTTTTACACTCagaaaataaaaatgaaacatCATCatggttttcttttctttttttgtaaATTGTAGGTGAAGAGCAAATGTGTTGCTTTACTACAGTTATACTGAGTTCAAAGGTAACATTTTTTGGGAGAAGAATTGTTGAGATGAAGTGTGACAATGTTAAAATGTTTGTTGTTTGGTTGCAGGATGTGAAACCTTCACAAGGGCTGACTTGGGTGCATGTGCACCAAACATGGATGGATGGATCAACGAGTGATGACAAAAATTGGTTTCTTTAAGGTTTTATGCCTTTCCCGCCTTTGACCtatcttagatatatatatatatatatgtttatcttTGAAAATAAATGTAGTAAGTTGAATCTTGTATTAAGAAGGAATGGTTGTTTAGGCCATAAATaccaaataatatgatttcttccTTTTTCATGTTCATACCTTGTTAACATATTCTCTTACAAGTTATAATGTTTATTTAGTAAAGCATTGattttgtaacaaaaaaaaaGCCTTTTACACCAACATTTATACTAATGAATGGTATAATATCATATTTGCCATCATCATTACAAGTGGTGTTGAATTTGAATAACTTTACTTTAAAATCAATGCTAAACTTGACATATTAGATATTGGAGATTGATATACAACAATACATACATAATAGTCTAACAATTCCATTGTTACAGGCATAAAAGTACATATATACAACAATACATACAATGTATTGAGCTTGATGATCATTAAAAATAAACACAATTGTAAACAGGATCTTAAGAACTATTTGATGAAAataatccaaaaattaatataGATAATCAAACCAATATATGTTCACCATAAATATAACATGGAAACGTttgttaaagaaaaaaaattatgaattcaTTAGTTTGATCATACTAGCTAGCATTATCAATGATTGATTGTGTAATTAAATGAGTGAAAATAAAATGCAGACAATTAAGCTTCCGGAGAGTTGGTTTTGTGATCACTTAAAATCGTAGTTGCAGTGATTTTGATACAAGATACCTGAGAGTTGATTTTCATGGAGGAGGTGACGTTAGAACAGGATACAtacaatttaagaaaaaaaaaaaaaaaaaactaaagtttaGGACAGGTTACGGAAATGCTCCTTGTGTTGTTTTGTATTTTTCAGATTTAGTGAAGCTTTATCAAGTAGTCTACTTTGGAGGTAACAA containing:
- the LOC111899801 gene encoding sucrose-phosphatase 2 produces the protein MNRLTSSARLMIVSDLDHTMVDHHDPENLSILRFNALWEAKYRHDSLLVFSTGRSPTLYKQLRKEKPMLTPDVTILSVGTEITYGNAMVPDEGWLDVLNHKWDRKIVTEETSKFPELTLQSETEQRPHKVSFKVEKEKAQEVMKNLSEILVKRGLDVKIIYSGGMDLDILPQGAGKGQALAYLHKKMVAEGKLPKNTLACGDSGNDAELFTIPDVHGVMVKNAQEELLQWYAENAKNNPMIIHADETCAAGIIQAIGHFKLGPNTSPRDLPLPDLFKLDDFDPAYEVVKFYLFLEKWFRGDIENPEQYLENLKAVCSSSGSYFSPFGVEQSLHEVIGKLEECYGEKKGKKFRIWVDQVFPSQLDSNTWLVKFKKLEQSGEEQMCCFTTVILSSKDVKPSQGLTWVHVHQTWMDGSTSDDKNWFL
- the LOC111899803 gene encoding calcium-dependent protein kinase 20 isoform X1: MGNKNAAPAKTGFFESILGGPKKRQKTKKNRKSRNAKGSDVSPEVSSGGSQHGSILQRKTGNMKEHYTLGRELGQGQFGTTFLCVEKSTGKEFACKSIAKRKLVMEEEIEDVRREIQIMHHMAGHPNVISIVGAYEDAVAVYLIMELCAGGELFDRIVERGHYTEKKAADLSRVIVGVVDACHSLGVIHRDLKPENFLFFSEEEDSLLKSIDFGLSVFFKPGEKFTDTVGSAYYMAPEVLRKKYDQGCDVWSAGVIIYILLCGVPPFWDEMEAGIYQQVLNGELDLESDPWPSISESAKDLLRGMLVRNTKKRMTASQVLNHPWIQADGVAPDKPLDTAVLSRLKQFSAMNRIKKIAIKVIAESLSEEEIAGLKEMFKMMDTDGSGQITLEELKEGLVKAGANFKDLDMNKLMEAADIDNDGTIDYGEFTAAMLHCNKIQKEDHLFAAFSYFDKDGSGYITVEELHQACEKFGLGDIPLDEIMNEVDQDNDGRIDYSEFVDMMEERDFGMSIKT
- the LOC111899803 gene encoding calcium-dependent protein kinase 1 isoform X2, which gives rise to MGNKNAAPAKTGFFESILGGPKKRQKTKKNRKSRNAKGSDVSPEVSSGGSQHGSILQRKTGNMKEHYTLGRELGQGQFGTTFLCVEKSTGKEFACKSIAKRKLVMEEEIEDVRREIQIMHHMAGHPNVISIVGAYEDAVAVYLIMELCAGGELFDRIVERGHYTEKKAADLSRVIVGVVDACHSLGVIHRDLKPENFLFFSEEEDSLLKSIDFGLSVFFKPGEKFTDTVGSAYYMAPEVLRKKYDQGCDVWSAGVIIYILLCGVPPFWDEMEAGIYQQVLNGELDLESDPWPSISESAKDLLRGMLVRNTKKRMTASQVLNHPWIQADGVAPDKPLDTAVLSRLKQFSAMNRIKKIAIKVIAESLSEEEIAGLKEMFKMMDTDGSGQITLEELKEGLVKAGANFKDLDMNKLMEAVGGYRQ